One Peribacillus simplex NBRC 15720 = DSM 1321 genomic region harbors:
- the rpoB gene encoding DNA-directed RNA polymerase subunit beta, with protein MTGQLVQYGRHRQRRSYARISEVLDLPNLIEIQTASYQWFLDVGLKEMFQDISPIEDFTGNLSLEFIDYSLAEPKYSVEETKERDVTYSAPLRVKVRLVNKETGEVKDQDVFMGDFPLMTETGTFVINGAERVIVSQLVRSPSVYYNGKMDKNGKLGFSATVIPNRGAWLEYETDAKDVVYVRIDRTRKLPITVLMRALGFGTDQEIIDLIGDNEYLRNTLEKDNTESVEKALLEIYERLRPGEPPTVENAKSLLVSRFFDPKRYDLANVGRYKINKKLHIKNRLFGQRIAETLIDPETGEIIVEKGTMLDRRTLDRILPHIEAGIGFKTFHPSGGVVEEETLLQPIKVFAPNDAEGEKVINIIGNAYVTDQVKNITPADIISSISYFFNLLHGVGITDDIDHLGNRRLRSVGELLQNQFRIGLSRMERVVRERMSIQDTNTITPQQLINIRPVIASIKEFFGSSQLSQFMDQTNPLAELTHKRRLSALGPGGLTRERAGFEVRDVHYSHYGRMCPIETPEGPNIGLINSLSSFAKVNPYGFIETPYRRVDPETGKITSQIDYLTADEEDNYVVAQANVRLSDDGSFLDNDVVARFRGENTVVPRDRVDYMDVSPKQVVSAATACIPFLENDDSNRALMGANMQRQAVPLLQPEAPRVGTGMEYVSAKDSGAAVICKHPGIVEHVESREVWVRRVSEVDGQQVKGNLDKYRLLKFIRSNQGTCYNQRPIVSVGDNVVKGEILADGPSMEQGELALGRNVLVAFMTWDGYNYEDAIIMSERLVKDDVYTSIHIEEYESESRDTKLGPEEITRDIPNVGEDALRNLDERGIIRVGAEVKDGDLLVGKVTPKGVTELTAEERLLHAIFGEKAREVRDTSLRVPHGGGGIVLDVKVFNREDGDELPPGVNQLARVYIVQKRKIHEGDKMAGRHGNKGVISRILPEEDMPYLPDGTPVDIMLNPLGVPSRMNIGQVLELHLGMAARALGIHVASPVFDGATEEDVWGTIEEAGMSRDAKTVLYDGRSGEAFDNRVSVGVMYMIKLAHMVDDKLHARSTGPYSLVTQQPLGGKAQFGGQRFGEMEVWALEAYGAAYTLQEILTVKSDDVVGRVKTYEAIVKGENVPEPGVPESFKVLIKELQSLGLDVKILNAEDREIEMRDLEDEEEANQADKLSLDSETKDMVASEVGAPVKE; from the coding sequence TTGACAGGTCAACTTGTTCAGTATGGACGACACCGCCAACGTAGAAGTTATGCAAGAATCAGTGAGGTTTTGGATCTTCCGAATCTGATTGAAATTCAAACAGCTTCTTATCAATGGTTTCTAGATGTAGGTTTAAAGGAAATGTTCCAGGATATTTCTCCTATTGAGGATTTTACAGGTAATTTATCGTTAGAATTCATCGATTACAGCTTAGCTGAGCCGAAGTATTCTGTGGAAGAAACAAAAGAACGCGATGTTACGTATTCTGCACCACTTCGTGTGAAAGTGCGCCTTGTTAACAAAGAAACAGGGGAAGTGAAAGACCAGGATGTATTTATGGGAGACTTCCCGCTGATGACTGAAACAGGTACATTTGTCATCAATGGTGCTGAACGGGTAATTGTATCCCAATTAGTGCGCTCACCGAGTGTTTACTACAATGGGAAAATGGATAAAAACGGTAAGCTTGGTTTCTCTGCGACCGTAATTCCTAACCGTGGCGCATGGCTCGAATATGAAACAGACGCCAAGGATGTTGTGTATGTTAGAATCGATCGCACCAGGAAATTACCGATTACGGTATTGATGCGTGCCCTTGGATTCGGAACTGATCAAGAAATCATCGATTTAATCGGAGACAACGAATACCTTCGTAACACTCTCGAAAAGGACAACACTGAGAGTGTGGAAAAAGCATTACTGGAAATCTATGAGCGTCTACGCCCAGGTGAACCGCCTACTGTCGAAAACGCGAAAAGTCTTTTAGTATCACGCTTTTTTGATCCGAAACGTTATGATTTAGCTAATGTAGGCCGTTATAAAATAAACAAAAAACTGCATATTAAGAACCGTTTATTCGGACAACGTATTGCGGAGACTTTGATTGACCCTGAAACAGGTGAAATCATCGTCGAAAAAGGTACAATGCTTGATCGTCGGACCCTTGATAGGATTCTGCCTCATATCGAAGCTGGAATCGGATTCAAAACATTCCATCCATCAGGTGGTGTAGTAGAAGAAGAAACTCTTCTTCAACCTATTAAAGTGTTTGCACCAAACGATGCTGAAGGCGAAAAAGTGATCAATATCATCGGTAATGCTTACGTGACCGACCAGGTTAAAAACATTACACCGGCTGATATCATTTCTTCCATCAGTTATTTCTTTAACTTATTGCATGGTGTAGGAATCACAGATGATATTGACCATTTAGGAAACCGTCGTCTGCGTTCTGTTGGTGAATTGCTGCAAAACCAATTTAGAATTGGTTTATCTCGTATGGAACGTGTCGTTCGTGAAAGAATGTCTATTCAGGATACGAATACAATCACTCCACAGCAACTAATTAACATTCGTCCAGTTATTGCATCTATTAAAGAATTCTTTGGAAGCTCACAGCTTTCTCAATTCATGGATCAAACGAACCCGTTGGCTGAATTGACGCATAAACGTCGTCTATCTGCATTGGGACCTGGTGGTCTGACACGTGAGCGTGCTGGCTTTGAAGTACGTGACGTTCATTACTCCCACTATGGCCGCATGTGTCCAATTGAAACGCCTGAGGGACCGAATATTGGTTTGATTAACTCATTATCCAGTTTTGCAAAGGTTAACCCATATGGCTTCATTGAAACACCATATCGCCGTGTGGACCCTGAAACAGGCAAAATTACAAGCCAAATCGATTACTTAACAGCTGATGAGGAAGATAATTATGTAGTTGCCCAAGCGAATGTACGTCTATCAGATGACGGATCATTCCTTGATAATGATGTTGTTGCACGTTTCCGCGGTGAAAATACCGTTGTTCCGCGTGATCGCGTCGATTACATGGATGTATCTCCTAAACAGGTTGTATCTGCTGCGACAGCATGTATTCCTTTCTTGGAGAATGATGACTCCAACCGTGCCCTTATGGGAGCTAACATGCAACGTCAAGCGGTGCCTTTGCTGCAACCGGAAGCCCCTCGAGTTGGGACGGGTATGGAGTATGTTTCAGCGAAAGACTCCGGTGCTGCTGTCATTTGTAAACACCCTGGTATCGTAGAACACGTTGAATCACGTGAAGTATGGGTACGTAGGGTAAGTGAAGTTGACGGACAGCAAGTAAAAGGAAACCTTGATAAATACCGTCTATTAAAATTCATTCGTTCTAACCAAGGAACGTGCTATAATCAACGCCCTATCGTCAGTGTTGGCGACAACGTCGTAAAAGGTGAGATTCTTGCTGATGGTCCTTCAATGGAACAGGGTGAGTTGGCACTTGGACGTAACGTATTGGTTGCCTTCATGACATGGGATGGATATAACTATGAAGATGCCATCATCATGAGTGAACGATTGGTTAAAGATGATGTGTACACTTCTATTCATATTGAAGAATATGAATCTGAATCACGCGATACAAAATTAGGGCCTGAAGAAATCACCCGTGATATCCCTAACGTAGGGGAAGATGCGCTTCGCAATCTTGATGAGCGAGGAATTATCCGTGTGGGTGCTGAAGTGAAAGACGGAGACCTTCTCGTTGGTAAAGTGACGCCAAAAGGTGTAACGGAACTGACTGCTGAGGAACGTCTATTACATGCAATCTTCGGTGAAAAAGCACGTGAAGTAAGGGATACATCACTTCGTGTACCTCACGGCGGCGGCGGAATCGTTCTTGATGTTAAAGTATTCAACAGAGAAGACGGCGATGAACTGCCTCCTGGTGTAAACCAATTAGCACGTGTATATATCGTTCAAAAACGTAAAATCCATGAAGGCGATAAAATGGCTGGACGACATGGTAACAAAGGGGTAATCTCTAGGATCCTTCCTGAAGAAGATATGCCTTATTTACCAGATGGCACTCCAGTCGACATCATGTTAAACCCATTGGGTGTACCTTCACGTATGAACATCGGTCAGGTGTTGGAGCTTCACTTAGGTATGGCTGCACGCGCACTTGGCATTCATGTAGCATCTCCTGTATTCGATGGTGCCACTGAGGAAGATGTTTGGGGTACGATTGAAGAAGCCGGAATGTCCCGTGATGCAAAAACTGTCCTTTATGATGGCCGTTCAGGTGAAGCATTCGATAACCGTGTATCAGTTGGTGTCATGTATATGATCAAACTGGCACATATGGTCGATGATAAACTTCATGCACGTTCAACTGGACCTTACTCCCTTGTTACGCAACAGCCACTTGGTGGTAAAGCGCAATTTGGTGGACAGCGTTTCGGTGAGATGGAAGTATGGGCACTTGAAGCTTATGGTGCTGCTTATACATTACAAGAAATCCTAACCGTTAAATCAGATGATGTCGTAGGTCGTGTTAAAACTTACGAAGCGATTGTCAAAGGCGAAAATGTCCCTGAGCCAGGCGTTCCTGAGTCCTTCAAAGTATTGATTAAGGAGCTTCAAAGTTTAGGATTGGATGTTAAAATTCTTAATGCTGAAGATCGTGAAATCGAAATGCGTGATTTGGAAGATGAAGAAGAAGCCAACCAAGCAGACAAATTAAGCCTTGATTCAGAAACTAAAGATATGGTTGCTTCCGAAGTAGGGGCACCTGTCAAAGAATAA
- a CDS encoding class I SAM-dependent methyltransferase, translating into MTEHYYSHKPDVVSNPKFWDFTLKGRAFRFKSDNGVFSKKEVDFGSRLLVESFNLNEAVEGDILDVGCGYGPIGISIAAAYPDRTLEMIDINSRAVELSKENAASNGIANVKIYESDRFDKVGSNQFAAILTNPPIRAGKSVVHEILEESYRSLVAGGELWVVIQKKQGAPSAMDKMEQLFGNIEVPIKKKGYYILLSKKV; encoded by the coding sequence CTGACAGAGCATTACTACTCACATAAACCGGATGTCGTAAGTAATCCGAAATTTTGGGATTTCACATTAAAGGGACGTGCCTTTCGCTTTAAAAGTGATAATGGTGTTTTTTCGAAAAAGGAAGTTGATTTCGGATCGCGTCTTTTGGTTGAGAGTTTTAACCTTAATGAAGCTGTGGAAGGAGATATTCTCGATGTTGGTTGCGGTTATGGCCCAATCGGAATATCGATTGCGGCAGCTTATCCCGATAGAACGCTAGAAATGATTGATATAAATAGCCGAGCAGTTGAATTGTCAAAAGAGAATGCCGCTTCTAATGGGATCGCAAATGTGAAGATTTACGAAAGTGATCGTTTTGACAAAGTTGGCTCCAATCAATTCGCGGCAATTCTTACGAACCCTCCCATTCGCGCAGGCAAAAGTGTAGTCCACGAAATTTTAGAAGAAAGCTATCGCAGTTTGGTAGCTGGTGGAGAATTATGGGTTGTCATTCAAAAAAAACAAGGTGCTCCATCCGCAATGGATAAAATGGAGCAATTATTTGGAAATATTGAGGTGCCAATTAAGAAAAAGGGTTACTATATACTATTATCCAAAAAGGTTTGA
- the rplL gene encoding 50S ribosomal protein L7/L12: MTKDQILEAVKNMTVLELNDLVKAIEEEFGVTAAAPVAVAAAGGAAAEEQTEFDVILTSAGDQKIKVIKAVREVTGLGLKEAKELVDNTPKAIKEGASKEEAEEVKAKLEEVGAGVEVK; the protein is encoded by the coding sequence ATGACTAAAGATCAAATCTTAGAAGCAGTTAAAAACATGACTGTTTTAGAATTAAACGACCTTGTAAAAGCAATCGAAGAAGAATTTGGCGTAACTGCTGCTGCACCTGTAGCTGTAGCTGCTGCTGGTGGCGCTGCTGCTGAAGAGCAAACTGAGTTTGATGTAATCCTTACATCTGCTGGAGATCAAAAAATCAAAGTTATCAAAGCTGTACGTGAAGTAACAGGTCTTGGACTTAAAGAAGCAAAAGAACTTGTTGACAACACTCCAAAAGCAATCAAAGAAGGCGCTTCTAAAGAAGAAGCTGAAGAAGTTAAAGCTAAACTTGAAGAAGTTGGAGCTGGCGTTGAAGTTAAGTAA
- the rplJ gene encoding 50S ribosomal protein L10, producing the protein MNAIIEQKQKIVAEITDKLTASQSTVVVDYRGLTVAELTELRKQLREAGVEFKVYKNSMTRRAAESAELSALNESLTGPNAIAFSTEDVIAPAKILNDFAKKHEALEIKAGVIEGNVATAEEIKALAELPSREGLLSMLLSVLQAPMRGLALATKAVADQKEEQGA; encoded by the coding sequence ATGAACGCAATTATTGAACAAAAGCAAAAAATCGTTGCTGAGATTACTGATAAATTAACTGCAAGCCAATCAACAGTAGTTGTTGACTACCGTGGATTGACTGTTGCTGAATTAACAGAACTTCGTAAGCAACTTCGTGAAGCTGGCGTTGAGTTTAAAGTTTACAAAAACTCTATGACTCGTCGTGCTGCGGAAAGTGCTGAACTTAGCGCTTTGAACGAATCATTAACAGGACCAAACGCAATTGCATTCTCAACTGAAGATGTTATTGCGCCAGCAAAAATCCTTAACGATTTTGCGAAAAAACATGAAGCTTTAGAAATCAAAGCTGGAGTTATCGAAGGAAATGTTGCAACTGCTGAAGAAATTAAAGCTCTTGCAGAACTACCTTCACGCGAAGGCCTACTTTCAATGCTACTCAGCGTGCTACAAGCACCTATGCGCGGACTTGCTCTTGCTACAAAAGCAGTTGCAGATCAAAAAGAAGAACAAGGCGCGTAA
- the rplA gene encoding 50S ribosomal protein L1, giving the protein MAKKGKKYLEAAKLVEVSKAYAVTEAIEVAKKANFAKFDATVEVAFRLGVDPKKADQQIRGAVVLPNGTGKTQRVLVFAKGEKAKEAEAAGADYVGESDFINKIQQGWFEFDVIVATPDMMGEVGKLGRVLGPKGLMPNPKTGTVTFDVTKAVNEIKAGKVEYRVDKAGNIHAPIGKVSFEDAKLVENFTTIYDTLMKVKPAAAKGTYMKNVSVTTTMGPGVKVDPSTFNK; this is encoded by the coding sequence ATGGCGAAAAAAGGTAAAAAGTATCTTGAAGCAGCTAAGCTTGTAGAAGTTTCTAAGGCTTATGCTGTAACTGAAGCAATCGAAGTTGCTAAAAAAGCAAACTTCGCAAAATTCGATGCGACTGTTGAAGTTGCTTTCCGTTTAGGTGTAGACCCTAAGAAAGCTGACCAACAAATTCGTGGAGCTGTTGTGCTTCCGAATGGTACTGGTAAAACTCAACGCGTATTAGTGTTCGCTAAAGGCGAAAAAGCAAAAGAAGCGGAAGCTGCTGGTGCTGACTACGTTGGCGAATCTGACTTCATCAACAAAATCCAACAAGGATGGTTCGAATTCGATGTAATCGTAGCGACTCCAGACATGATGGGTGAAGTTGGTAAACTTGGCCGTGTATTAGGACCTAAAGGATTAATGCCTAACCCTAAAACTGGTACAGTAACATTCGACGTAACGAAAGCTGTTAATGAAATCAAAGCTGGTAAAGTTGAATACCGCGTAGATAAAGCTGGTAACATCCACGCTCCAATCGGTAAAGTATCTTTCGAAGATGCTAAACTAGTGGAAAACTTCACGACTATCTATGATACATTAATGAAAGTTAAACCTGCGGCTGCTAAAGGGACTTACATGAAAAACGTTTCTGTAACAACTACTATGGGCCCTGGCGTGAAAGTTGATCCTTCTACTTTCAATAAATAA
- the rplK gene encoding 50S ribosomal protein L11: MAKKVIKMVKLQIPAGKANPAPPVGPALGQAGVNIMGFCKEFNARTADQAGLIIPVEITVFEDRSFTFITKTPPAAVLLKKVAGIESGSGEPNRKKVATVKRDQVREIAETKMPDLNAASVEAAMRMVEGTARSMGIVIED, encoded by the coding sequence GTGGCTAAAAAAGTAATTAAAATGGTTAAATTGCAAATTCCTGCTGGTAAAGCGAATCCTGCACCGCCGGTCGGTCCTGCATTAGGTCAAGCTGGTGTAAACATCATGGGATTCTGTAAGGAGTTCAACGCTCGTACAGCAGATCAAGCTGGTCTAATTATTCCTGTTGAAATCACGGTATTTGAAGACCGTTCATTTACATTCATTACAAAAACTCCACCGGCTGCAGTATTGCTTAAGAAAGTAGCTGGTATCGAGTCTGGTTCTGGTGAACCTAACCGTAAAAAAGTTGCTACAGTCAAGCGTGATCAAGTGCGCGAGATTGCTGAAACTAAAATGCCTGACCTAAACGCTGCAAGCGTTGAAGCTGCAATGCGTATGGTTGAAGGTACTGCTCGCAGCATGGGTATTGTCATCGAAGACTAA
- the nusG gene encoding transcription termination/antitermination protein NusG — MEKNWYVVHTYSGYENKVKANLEKRVETMGMEDKIFRVVVPEEEETEVKDGKKKVTKKKVFPGYVLVEIIMTDDSWYVVRNTPGVTGFVGSSGAGSKPTALLPEEIEVVLKRMGVDESKIEVDFELGDTVQVKEGPFATFAGPIEELDKDKGKVRVLVNMFGRDTPVELDFNQVEKL; from the coding sequence ATGGAAAAGAATTGGTATGTAGTTCACACCTATTCAGGTTACGAGAACAAAGTTAAGGCTAACTTGGAAAAACGTGTTGAAACTATGGGGATGGAAGACAAGATCTTTCGCGTTGTAGTTCCAGAAGAAGAAGAAACAGAAGTGAAAGATGGCAAAAAGAAAGTGACCAAAAAGAAAGTGTTTCCAGGTTATGTATTGGTTGAGATCATCATGACGGATGATTCATGGTATGTTGTCCGGAATACGCCTGGCGTAACAGGTTTCGTAGGTTCATCTGGAGCTGGGTCAAAACCGACTGCATTGCTGCCGGAAGAAATTGAAGTCGTTCTTAAACGAATGGGCGTAGATGAAAGTAAAATCGAAGTTGATTTTGAACTCGGTGATACGGTTCAAGTTAAAGAAGGACCATTTGCAACCTTTGCAGGGCCGATTGAAGAACTTGATAAAGACAAAGGGAAAGTAAGGGTCCTAGTCAATATGTTCGGTCGTGATACACCGGTTGAACTTGATTTTAATCAGGTGGAAAAATTATAA
- the secE gene encoding preprotein translocase subunit SecE: MKRFTEFFSGVAREMQKVSWPKRKELTKYTIVVVTTVVFMALFFTVVDLGISELIRLVIE, from the coding sequence ATGAAACGTTTTACCGAATTTTTCAGCGGAGTAGCTCGCGAAATGCAAAAGGTAAGCTGGCCGAAACGCAAGGAGCTTACCAAATATACAATCGTGGTAGTAACGACTGTAGTGTTTATGGCTTTATTCTTTACAGTGGTCGATTTGGGCATTTCTGAATTAATTCGCTTGGTTATTGAATAA
- the rpmG gene encoding 50S ribosomal protein L33 — protein sequence MRKKIVLACTDCGSRNYSYESKQSTSGERLEIKKFCSTCNSHSIHKETK from the coding sequence ATGCGAAAAAAAATAGTTCTTGCCTGCACTGATTGCGGTTCAAGGAATTATAGTTATGAGAGCAAACAATCGACAAGCGGCGAACGACTGGAAATCAAGAAATTTTGCAGTACGTGCAACTCACACTCGATTCATAAAGAAACGAAATAA
- the sigH gene encoding RNA polymerase sporulation sigma factor SigH: MKLNEKYLQFEDDELIGLVHTGDSEALDYLIQKYRNFVRAKARTYFLIGADKEDIVQEGMIGLYKAVRDFKGDKLSSFKAFAELCITRQIITAIKTATRQKHIPLNSYVSLDKPIYDEESDRTLMDIISGTKVLDPEELIINQEEFDDIELKMAELLSDLERKVLALYLDGQTYQEISEELNRHVKSIDNALQRVKRKLERYLEVREISL, translated from the coding sequence ATGAAGCTGAACGAAAAGTATCTGCAGTTTGAGGATGATGAATTGATAGGGTTGGTGCACACTGGAGACAGTGAAGCACTGGATTATTTGATCCAAAAGTATCGTAATTTTGTAAGAGCGAAGGCAAGGACTTATTTCTTGATTGGTGCCGATAAGGAAGACATCGTGCAAGAAGGTATGATTGGTTTATATAAAGCAGTCCGTGATTTTAAAGGGGATAAGTTATCTTCTTTTAAAGCATTTGCAGAACTATGCATTACAAGGCAGATCATTACAGCTATCAAAACAGCAACACGTCAAAAACATATTCCGCTCAATTCCTATGTTTCCCTGGACAAGCCCATTTATGATGAGGAATCGGACCGAACTCTAATGGATATTATATCGGGTACGAAAGTTTTGGACCCGGAAGAACTGATCATCAACCAAGAAGAGTTTGACGATATCGAATTAAAGATGGCCGAGCTCCTGAGTGATCTTGAGAGAAAAGTGTTAGCTCTTTACCTGGATGGGCAAACCTACCAAGAAATTTCGGAAGAGTTGAACCGGCATGTTAAGTCAATCGACAACGCCCTTCAGCGGGTGAAAAGAAAGCTCGAGCGCTATCTGGAAGTAAGGGAAATCAGTTTATAA
- a CDS encoding NYN domain-containing protein produces the protein MNILLVDGYNIIGAWPELRELKERDLAAARDRLIEMMAEYQAFTGFRVIVVFDAQYVQGIARIFKNHNVDVIFTKENETADERIEKMAIELNNVKTQIQVATSDFTEQWVIFGQGALRKSARELLIEMEEIQGEIKKDVRKTTTIRPVAKIPLSEEVAEIFEKWRRGKI, from the coding sequence ATGAATATTCTGTTGGTGGACGGTTATAACATTATTGGAGCTTGGCCGGAACTGAGAGAATTAAAAGAACGGGATCTTGCTGCTGCAAGAGATCGATTGATAGAAATGATGGCGGAATATCAAGCATTTACCGGATTCCGTGTAATTGTCGTATTTGACGCTCAATATGTTCAGGGAATTGCCCGCATATTCAAAAATCACAATGTTGATGTAATTTTTACAAAAGAAAATGAAACTGCGGATGAAAGAATAGAAAAGATGGCTATTGAACTGAATAATGTCAAAACGCAAATTCAAGTGGCAACTTCCGACTTCACGGAACAGTGGGTGATCTTTGGCCAAGGGGCCCTAAGGAAATCCGCTCGTGAACTGCTTATTGAAATGGAAGAAATTCAAGGCGAAATCAAGAAAGATGTAAGAAAAACAACGACGATAAGACCCGTGGCTAAAATTCCTTTAAGTGAAGAAGTGGCAGAAATTTTCGAAAAATGGCGCCGAGGTAAAATATGA
- the rlmB gene encoding 23S rRNA (guanosine(2251)-2'-O)-methyltransferase RlmB, which translates to MSEEYIIGRNPVLEALRSERDINKIWIAEGSQKGSMQPLIGLAKEKKVFVQIVPKKKIDQMAEGIHQGVIAQVAAYEYVELDDLFAKAAERDEAPFFMILDEVEDPHNLGSIMRTADAVGAHGIIIPKRRAVGLTATVAKASTGAIEYIPVARVTNLARAVEELKERGVWIVGTDAKGSDDYRNMDGKMPIGLVIGSEGKGMARLMKDKCDFLIRLPMAGQVTSLNASVAAGLLMYEVYRKRNPLGQ; encoded by the coding sequence ATGAGCGAAGAATATATCATTGGCAGAAACCCCGTATTGGAAGCACTTCGCTCCGAACGGGATATTAATAAAATCTGGATAGCCGAGGGCTCACAAAAAGGCTCGATGCAACCACTAATCGGTCTGGCGAAGGAAAAGAAGGTATTCGTGCAAATCGTACCGAAGAAAAAAATTGACCAAATGGCAGAAGGCATCCATCAAGGCGTTATCGCACAAGTGGCTGCATATGAATATGTGGAATTGGATGACCTATTCGCAAAAGCGGCTGAACGGGACGAAGCACCTTTTTTCATGATCCTTGATGAAGTTGAAGACCCGCATAATTTAGGTTCGATCATGAGGACGGCTGATGCAGTCGGGGCCCATGGAATCATCATACCAAAAAGAAGAGCGGTGGGCTTGACGGCAACAGTGGCAAAAGCTTCGACGGGTGCAATCGAATATATTCCGGTAGCTCGCGTTACAAATTTGGCAAGAGCAGTGGAAGAGTTGAAAGAGCGTGGGGTATGGATAGTCGGTACCGACGCGAAAGGCAGCGATGATTACCGTAACATGGATGGAAAGATGCCTATCGGACTTGTTATCGGCAGCGAAGGAAAAGGCATGGCCCGGTTAATGAAGGATAAATGTGATTTTCTCATCCGTCTCCCTATGGCAGGACAAGTAACTTCGTTAAATGCATCGGTAGCAGCCGGTTTATTGATGTATGAGGTTTATAGAAAAAGAAATCCCCTAGGGCAATGA
- a CDS encoding Mini-ribonuclease 3: MLHYDSKVDAKMLNSLALAYIGDAVYETYIRHHLIQKGAVKPNLLHKKATSFVAAKAQNKIIHFFLESDWLSEEESAVVRRGRNAKSGSVPKNTDVQTYRYSTAFEALMGFLYLSGRIERMEELIKKSIEYIEEEKGSNP, from the coding sequence ATGCTTCATTACGATAGTAAGGTAGATGCAAAAATGCTGAACAGTCTTGCTTTAGCATATATAGGTGATGCTGTATACGAAACGTATATACGGCATCACCTCATTCAAAAAGGAGCGGTCAAGCCCAATCTACTTCACAAAAAAGCTACATCTTTTGTAGCTGCTAAAGCGCAAAATAAAATCATCCACTTTTTTCTGGAGTCAGATTGGTTATCGGAAGAGGAATCGGCTGTCGTTCGGCGCGGCCGAAATGCAAAATCCGGTTCGGTACCGAAGAATACAGATGTGCAAACATATCGCTACAGTACAGCCTTCGAGGCACTTATGGGATTTTTGTATTTATCAGGTCGAATAGAAAGAATGGAAGAACTCATCAAAAAATCCATTGAATACATTGAAGAAGAAAAGGGGAGTAACCCATGA